One stretch of Bremerella cremea DNA includes these proteins:
- a CDS encoding PulJ/GspJ family protein, which translates to MRASTSSTRAGFTLLEVMLASGLSVIVMFAVGGAIQFFLFRVDASKDSIEQAQLARAIMRTIETDLRSAIWKQEIDFTAVQDLAASSVASGSADISSMASSAGIDPTMAAGALTGSATEDIAASSVLPTTIGLYGNSMELQVDISRVPRIDEYDPQYQSILSRSLSDIPSDIKTVTYFLMQPGSSSLGHGVVGDAGVTEEQFGLVRRELDRAVTQYAMNNGNTANLDASAEILAPEVSLLAFRYYDGVGWFDEWNSEEMGGLPMAVDVMISIRDHQTTQALLSGNMADLPTDENGNAMGKVYRRLIRIPIAKPYEEEEETTDLTADGDLPL; encoded by the coding sequence ATGCGTGCGTCAACCTCTTCAACCCGCGCCGGGTTCACGTTGCTCGAAGTCATGCTGGCCTCTGGATTGTCGGTCATCGTGATGTTTGCCGTGGGCGGGGCGATTCAGTTTTTTTTGTTCCGCGTTGATGCCAGCAAAGATAGTATCGAACAAGCCCAACTCGCGCGGGCCATCATGCGGACGATCGAAACCGACCTCCGCAGCGCCATCTGGAAGCAAGAGATTGATTTCACCGCCGTCCAAGATTTAGCCGCCAGTTCGGTGGCGAGTGGTTCGGCCGATATCAGTTCGATGGCATCCTCGGCCGGGATCGATCCCACCATGGCAGCCGGCGCATTGACCGGTTCGGCTACTGAAGACATTGCCGCATCGAGTGTCTTGCCCACCACGATCGGATTGTATGGCAACTCCATGGAGTTGCAAGTTGATATCAGCCGCGTTCCTCGCATCGACGAATACGATCCGCAATACCAAAGCATTCTGAGTCGCTCGCTTAGCGATATCCCCAGCGATATTAAAACGGTCACCTACTTCTTAATGCAGCCTGGCAGTTCGTCCTTGGGGCATGGGGTGGTTGGGGATGCCGGAGTCACGGAAGAGCAGTTCGGCTTGGTCCGCCGCGAGCTCGACCGGGCAGTGACCCAGTATGCGATGAACAACGGCAACACGGCCAATCTTGATGCTTCGGCAGAAATCCTGGCACCCGAGGTTTCCCTCTTGGCGTTCCGTTACTATGACGGCGTAGGTTGGTTCGACGAGTGGAACTCGGAGGAGATGGGGGGCCTTCCCATGGCGGTCGACGTCATGATTTCCATTCGCGATCATCAAACGACACAAGCCTTGCTGTCGGGGAACATGGCCGACCTTCCGACCGATGAAAACGGCAACGCGATGGGCAAGGTTTATCGCCGTTTGATTCGTATTCCCATTGCCAAGCCGTACGAAGAAGAAGAGGAAACGACCGACCTGACCGCTGATGGAGATCTGCCGTTATGA
- a CDS encoding general secretion pathway protein GspK → MMRSPLPCSGRFPARRRGVVLFVVLVVVVMITLSAFAFTELMFVENKAAHLTGRQIQARNVAESGVAMLSVFLEQEQELIEAQGGIYDNPDIMRGILVHPDADAEARGRFSILAPALNADGSIEGIRFGLEDESSRVNLNALLMMEQQSEGAGKTLLLALPGMTEDIADCILDYLDEDDETRPYGAEYDYYNTLDPPYNPKNGPLETVEELLLVKGVMPELLFGRDTNRNGLVDEHEWATSANTDQAETEMLSMVPDLGWSSYMTLVSMEKNYSTTGQPKIFLNEENLQTLHSNISAIFPVEYADFICAYRLYGSSSNSSGGNSGGQSVSSVQLDLTQPAKTQIANMLDLIGASVSVPNGTLKSPFEDSVVAMNIYLPELMDNMTINPSPVIPGRININQAPYEILLGIPGMEESIVSQILEQRIPTPDPENPITRHETWILTQGIVTLEQMKTLSPFICGGGDVYRAQVVGYFEDGKAFSRHEVVLDATQPQPKVMLWRDMTELGRGHPLEVLGVELGLDDGQIN, encoded by the coding sequence ATGATGCGTTCTCCCCTTCCCTGTTCTGGTCGTTTTCCCGCGCGACGCCGTGGCGTAGTGCTGTTTGTGGTGCTGGTCGTGGTCGTAATGATCACCCTATCGGCGTTCGCTTTCACGGAACTGATGTTCGTGGAAAACAAAGCCGCCCATTTAACCGGCCGCCAAATCCAAGCCCGCAACGTCGCCGAAAGTGGCGTGGCCATGTTATCTGTCTTCCTTGAGCAAGAACAAGAACTGATCGAAGCCCAAGGGGGCATTTACGACAACCCCGACATCATGCGGGGCATCTTGGTTCATCCCGATGCCGATGCAGAAGCGCGTGGACGGTTTTCGATTCTCGCCCCGGCCCTTAATGCCGATGGATCGATCGAAGGAATCCGTTTTGGCTTGGAAGACGAATCGAGTCGTGTCAACTTGAATGCCCTGTTGATGATGGAACAACAATCGGAAGGCGCTGGTAAAACGCTTTTACTGGCCCTGCCTGGCATGACGGAAGATATCGCCGATTGCATTTTGGACTACCTGGACGAAGACGACGAAACACGTCCCTACGGGGCCGAGTACGACTACTACAACACGCTCGATCCTCCTTACAATCCGAAGAACGGCCCGCTGGAAACGGTGGAAGAGTTGCTGCTTGTGAAAGGGGTCATGCCGGAATTGCTCTTCGGTCGCGACACCAATCGGAACGGGCTTGTCGACGAGCACGAATGGGCCACCAGTGCCAATACCGACCAAGCGGAAACCGAGATGCTTTCGATGGTGCCTGACCTGGGTTGGTCTTCCTATATGACCCTTGTCAGCATGGAGAAAAACTACTCGACAACCGGCCAGCCGAAGATTTTCTTGAACGAAGAAAATCTGCAAACGTTGCATAGCAACATCAGTGCCATCTTTCCGGTCGAATACGCAGACTTCATCTGTGCGTATCGCCTTTACGGAAGCTCGAGCAATTCCAGCGGAGGCAATAGTGGCGGGCAATCGGTCTCGTCGGTTCAGCTCGATCTGACTCAGCCGGCGAAGACACAAATTGCGAACATGCTCGATTTGATTGGGGCTTCTGTTTCGGTACCCAACGGAACGTTGAAGTCCCCCTTCGAAGACAGTGTGGTCGCCATGAATATCTATCTCCCTGAATTGATGGACAACATGACGATCAACCCTTCGCCGGTGATTCCTGGTCGGATCAACATCAATCAGGCCCCATACGAAATCTTGCTGGGAATCCCTGGCATGGAAGAGAGTATCGTCTCTCAGATTCTCGAACAGCGAATCCCCACGCCCGATCCAGAAAACCCAATTACCCGACACGAAACCTGGATCCTCACCCAAGGCATTGTCACGCTCGAACAAATGAAGACCCTCTCCCCCTTTATTTGTGGCGGAGGAGATGTTTACCGGGCCCAGGTCGTTGGCTATTTCGAGGACGGCAAGGCCTTCAGCCGCCACGAGGTTGTCTTGGACGCCACCCAACCTCAGCCCAAAGTGATGCTATGGCGCGACATGACAGAACTCGGGCGAGGACATCCCCTAGAAGTTCTGGGGGTCGAATTAGGATTAGATGACGGACAAATCAATTGA